The following DNA comes from Bos indicus x Bos taurus breed Angus x Brahman F1 hybrid chromosome 5, Bos_hybrid_MaternalHap_v2.0, whole genome shotgun sequence.
AGTACCTGTTATGCTTATTTGTTTATCTATGTTTATTTACTAAGGTTccctcatatatacatatatgtgtacctacatgtgtatataatttatatgtgtatatatgtatagatgtatatatgtgtatgtatactggATGAAGTAGTGTATTGTATAAAATGCACTCCATTTGGTAGAAATATGTCATTTATAATCTaagatttaaaaagtcaaactagCCCAATTTTTATCTTTTGCCTCTTGAATACCTcttggatatattttttaaaattattaagtgaTTCTATTTTAGTTATTAGCTGCCCAAACTCTTTCTACTTCATCCTGAAAAATAACATGCCTCTGATGAAGAACATGAGCTGCAGACTGTCATCACTGGTGAGAGACAAACTGCACCTAGGTGACAAGCAATTAGTGGTATTCATGCAAattatttctttgctctgatttAGTCTTATTGTAGACATTCTGTTTCAGAGAAATAGAATGGTAAGACAACTGAGAACAAAGATACatttatagattttattattatatttgatattatatatacatttaaagaatattttttgatCCTTTGACACATATATTTTGATTATTAGAGAGAAACTGGTCTAAGATATGATCTGTGAAAATCACACCCAAGTGACTGAATTTATCCTTCATGGTTTTACAAACAAGCCTGAGATGCAACATTCCCTATTTGTTTTGTTCCTGGTCATCTATACAGTCACTTTGTTGGGTAACTTCCTTATTGTCACAGTTACCATTGTGGATCCTGCTCTTCAAAcacccatgtacttctttctcaggAACTTGTCACTTCTTGAAATCTGTTTCACCTTGGTCATGGTGCCAAAGATGTTGGTAGATCTAGTATCCCCAAGGAAAAGCATCTCTTTTGTAGGCTGTGGTACCCAgatgtacttctttttcttctttggcaGCTCTGAATGTTTCCTCCTCTCTATGATGGCTTATGATCGCTTTGTAGCCATCTGTAATCCTCTCCGCTATTCAGTCATAATGAATAGGTCCCTATGTTTGTGGATGGCTGTAGGTTCTTGGCTGTCTGGTGTTCCCGTGTCTATGCTACAGACAGCTTGGTTGATGGCCCATCCTTTCTGTGGACCAAGCACCATAGACCACTTCTTTTGTGATGGTCCCCCAGTGTTGAAACTAGTCACTGAGGATACAACCATATATGAAATGCAAGCACTTGCCTCCACACTACTATTTATTATGTTTCCCTTTTCCCTCATTTTGGTCTCCTACACTCGCATTATTAAAACCATCCTGATGATGCCCTCTGCTACCGGTCGCCAGAAGGCATTCTCCACTTGTTCATCTCACCTCATTGTGGTATCCCTTTTCTATGGAACAGCCAGCTTGACCTACCTACGGCCCAAATCCAAACAGTCTCCCGAGAGCAAGAAGCTAGTATCATTGTCCTACACTGTCATCACACCGATGTTAAACCCCATCATCTACAGCCTAAGGAACAATGAAGTGAAGGGGGCAGTCAAGAGGACATTCACTCGAAAAGTCTTGCAGAAGTTAGGTGTGCTTTGAATTAAATTGTGTCAAGTTTTTCTAGACAAAGTAGGGGCACCAGAACCCATGAACAAAAGCTGTGAAGGAGTGGAAGATTTGCTCTTACTTTGTCAGGGTCACCTACTATGATGGGTGGATCTCAGTGTCTCAGTCAGAGTCCCAGTTCAGACGGGGATAACTGAGTTCCTTTATGAAGGAATTATTCAAAAATTCACAAaaaagaccacctgacctgtctcttgagaaacctgtatgcaggtcaggaggcaacagttacaactggacgtggaacaacagactggttccaaataggaaaaggagtacgtcaaggctgtatattgtcaccctgcttatttgacttatatgcagagtacatcatgagaaatgctgggctggaagaagcacaagctggaatcaagattgctgggagaaatctcaataactccagatatgcagatgacaccaccgttatggcagaatgtgaagaggaattaaagagccttttgatgaaagtgaaagaggagagtgaaaaaggtggcttaaagctcaacattcagaaaactaagatcatggcaactggtcccatcacttcatgggaaatagatggggaaacagtggaaacagtggcggactttatttttctgggctccaaaatcactgcagatggtgactgcagccatgaaattaaaagacgcttactccttgcaaggaaagttatgaccagttatgacagcatattaaaaagcagagacatcacttgccaACAACGGTCGATCTAgttaaggccatggtttttccagtggtcatgtatggatgtgagagttggactgtgaagaaagctgagcgccgaagaattgatgcttttgaactgtggtgttggagaagactcttgagagtcccttggactgcaaagagatccaaccagtccatcttaaaggagatcagtcctgggtgttcattggaaggactgatgctgaagctgaaactccaatactttggccacctgatgcgaagagctgactcatttgaaaagaccctgatgctgggaaagattgagggcaggaggagaaggggttgacagaggatgagatggttggatggcatcactgactcgatggacaagggcttgggtagactctgggagttggtgatggacagggaggcctggcatgctgcagttcacggggtcacaaagagtcggacacgactgagcatctgaactcaACTGATTAACAAATTGTGGGGCAGCTCATATGATGGAAATGCTATGTCGCTTGATCtgaaaggcaaagagaagaggTATTTACTGgagctttgaaaagaaagaaagtgaagttgtgaagctttgaaaagaaagaaagtgaaaccaATTTGAGACAGAGGGCAAGAGTGTCCACTGGTGCAATATAATGGAAAGCCTTCTGGAGCACAGATCAGGATGGGAAAAGTTATGGAAGGTAAACGAAAATATCTGCCACAAACCACTGTATATTCTGCATTTAATGTGATGCAAAGACTATCATGTAATGTGttttaagtgaatttttaaaagataatgaaaggTAGAGATTTGTAGTTGCCAAAAATTCATGGTGCAAATCCTTTATAAGTGTGGTGGGTTTAAATGAGGTTACTTAAAAAACTACCttagttttaatatttgttaacaTGCTTCTGGACTTCTTTGATCATTGGCTAAATCTGCTATTAATTTGGATTAATcagctatttgttgttgttgttgttcagttgttgtgtctgactccttgtgactccatgaatccaggcctccctgtccttcactgtattCCAgaagttgctcaaattcatgtccattgaattggtgacactgtctaatcatctcatcctctgctgttcccttctcctttgccttcaatctttcccagaataaggatcttttccaatgagtcagctcttcatatcgtagccaaagtattggagcttcagcttcagcatcagtccttccaatgaatattcaggattgatttcctttaggattgactggtttgatctccttggagtctaagggaccctcaggagttctccagcaccacaatcagcTATTAGAATTTAAACAACAATCTTTGCTTGACAATATTGTAAGTGAAAAATAGTAAAGTTAGTAATAGCTAACATGATTTTTCAAGTCACTGCCTTTAATAAATGCACCTGCAACAAGCCAAGAGAtagattttcttttgcttttattttttgtaaaagaaaaattagggtcagaaaattaatttgaaaaggcAAAGAGTTATGCAGAGCTGGTCCTGAGAATTTGAATTCATACTCTTTTGAATTTGAAGTCCAATATCTTAACCTCTTAAAAGTCTCTAGCACATTTTCATCATGATAAAGTCCCCACTTACATGGTAATTTGGCCTTTCAGGCATCAAAGCACCTTGGGGCAGCATAGaacaaaatgaataatttaatttttgaaaaatctcatATTTCTACTAGCATAAGAATATATTGACTTTGAATATGCAATTCATATATAATGATAACAGTTACTCTAAGTCTTTGTTagccagtggtttttttttttttttttaattttacaatttttttctttaagcaatAACGACTCTCAATCGTTGtcaattttcaacaaaatttaaaagtcatcTCAAATTTCCaacttttgttgactattttaGTTTAATTGTGATTCCCTGAAGTTTGTATCCATTGAATGTAATGGGAATTTGGGGCAGGAAATATCAGttcctttaaatatttgtctttcagtggccttttaattttttaagcctaACTCAAGTATTTTATGTTACTAAGTTCAGTGACCCTCTGGCAAGACTCTATTGCAGTGGTTTACTACTAGCTTCATGTGACTCAGAAGTAAATTTTGAGATTGTTAAATCTATTGAGTAGTGCGTGTGTATGCATTTAATAAACTAGCATAGTcaaacataaagaagaatgaaataagcAGTATAGTAAAAGAACTTATGAGAGCACCTGACACATGGTAAACACTATCTGGTTGTTTGATaacattattgctgctgctgctaagtcacttcagtcgtgtccgactctgtgcgaccccatagatggcagcccaccaggctccgctgtccctgggattctccatgcaagaacactggagtgggctgccatttccttctccagggcatgaaagtgagaagtgaaagtgaagatgctcagcgACTCTTAGAGACTAACAGAAAATATGGGATGGACCCCACATATTATAGGGTATGTTTTTGTTATGCATATATTCCCTTCTGATCGAAATGCAAATTAATTTCTTCtataagatgaaagaaaaaatgttcatAAATCGTATACCTATTGCATATTCTGTGTGATTGATAGTCTACAAGTTTTTACAgagaatttataattattatgattcaaatagttttattaaaattGATAAAAGTTGCTTAACTGAaaggaggggggatgatttgggagaatggcattaaaacatgtataatattaaaaaaaaaaagaaattccccccccaaaaaatagaTTTAATTGCAAGATGCATTACATATAAATTCAGAACTCTTCAcagctcaaaaagaaaaaataataaataaataaacttttcagCCTCAATTTACAAgttgattttttctgtttttataaatttttatttatttattttggctgcactgggtcttcactgctactcacaggctttctctagttgcatgaAGTGGGGATTGTTCTTCctcgtggtgcatgggcttctcattgtggtggtttctcttgttgcctcCATGCTCTAGAGGAGccatggagcatgggctcagttgctctacagaatgtggaatcttcctggaccagggatggaaccgcgtgttccctgcattggcaggcgaattcttatccactgagccagcaggggcaTTCTTTAAAGTTCCAAAAGCTAATTAATGAAGTCATTATTATATTTAGAGTTATGATTGAAAAGATTGATTTGATGACTTTTTCCTCTCAAATCAGTGGTGTCTAACATTTTCTTTACTAACAGTAATTCCTGGATTTGTGGTAGTGGTTtattctctcagttgtgtctgactcttgcaaccccttggattgtaacccaccaggctcctctgtccatgggatttcccaggcaagaaaggggttgccatttccttctccagtggaatcttctcaacccaggaattgaactggttcttctgaattgcaggtggattctttactgactgagctacaagggaagccccagggttTACTTTGGGCCATATATTTTTATCACTGTTACTATGATGATATCATTGACATTTTTGCAGAAAATGTTTTGCATAGAGTCCTTcctttgttttcagtttcataGATGGCTTTCAAATATATGTCCCCACATTGGTATTTACAAGCAATTCtggaaatatttcctttaaatgtCCTTAACTTTGCGTATTAGAGGGTGTCCTCCAATGCCAAACCTGGTACACAAAAGAATTAGCTAGATTGGTTAGTTTGCATAGTATCCAATCCTGTTACATATATGGGAGCTGAGGTAAGAAGAAAAAGTGATCaaacatatttcatatttcagtATAGCTTAAAAAGTTTGTGTGGTTTATTTCAGTGGCACTCTAGTGAAATTAATGAATCCAATCCAATGTATATCatagtttatatttatattttaacatgaaataaataaaactgtcctAAAGGAATTTTAGATTTGGTTAAGAGGTATGACTTAAGAACAATTAGCTAGTAAAAATACAACTATATAATGATGACATAAAGCAAAATTCTTAACCTCCAAAGTCAATATTATAATAACAAATACATGCACATTTATAAACTTATTATAAATACTGATAGTGAGTTCTGTGAAAGTTCAGGTAGTACAGAGAATTAAATGTATGTAACATGGTGATTCACTGTGAAATAAAACCTACAGACTTGATAGATAATCACTAATTTGAATTCTGAACCCAATACTGAGTAAGTATTTATCTTCcatgaattttcatttctgtCCATGTTTTTGGCAAAGTCATTTGAGCTTTTATTGTGCTATTACAATTTAATATATCCAGAAAGGAGGGGGCAGGAGTTATCTATGGATCACTTAGCCTCTGGACTCCTCATTTTACGATTCTAAGGGCAAGGAAGAAACCGTCTACCATGGAGAAGAGATGAAGGCCGGATAGACCATGTTTTACCAGATTCCCTTATGGCTAGTTTGAACATAGGTAACTTAAGCTCAATTAATCATATTTTGAATTGCAATTTAACCGTGTAAAGAGATAGGACAGTAGGGATTCACATGAAGCCAGTGGCTCCCAGCGTCCAGGAACAAAGGAGACCACAGTGACTATGGCAGGTCCCCGTGTCCAGTACTCGGGGTGCAAGCTTAAGCCATGGCATTCAGATGATAGTTGTGCCACAGCAGAGTACTTATACAACTGATTCTGgagtataaatttaaatttcacaacagtcttgattttttttacattttcctttccatttctatgCAGTAGGCTTCTAAATATGTTTTGAATGTTTCTCCTATGTAAATCATCAAaagtcagtttattttttaaaaatgaaaaattctaatgaataaaaaatcaaataattcagGAAGCAAATGTCATTtgattgaatttatttataagttCCATCAAAATATCTTAGAAGCCTATGAAATGAACATTTTGAAATGAGAGGCAcatttttttgcatatatatgtaacaaTCATATATAAGAGAATTTGATTTCTcttaagcactttttaaaattattattattttttttactttacaatattgtattggttttgccatacatgaacatgcatccaccacgggtgtacacgtgctccccatcccaaacccccctcccacctccgtccccataccatccctctgggtcatcccagtgcaccagccccaagcttcctgtatcctgcatcgaacctggactggcgatttgttttttatatgatattatacatgttttaatgccattctctcaaatcatcccccctccctctcccacagagtccaaaagactgttctatatatctgtgtctcttttgctgtctcacatatagggttgtcgttaccatctttaaattccatatatattttgatAGAATATATATGATCACTCTTGTGGACTGATTTGTGTCCCCCAAAAGATATGCTGAAGTcctaccttatttggaaatagagtatTTATAATCAGATGAAGATGAGGTTATAatggattgaaagtgaaagtcactcagttatgtccaactctttgcaaccccatggactatacagtccatggacttctccatgccagaatactggagtgggcagtctttcccttctccaggggatcttcccaacccagggattgaacccaagtctccccaagtctcctgctttgcaggaagattctttaccagctgagccacaagggaagctctaaTGGATTAGAGTGGGTGATAAATCCAATGACTAGTGTCATTACATAAGGAAAGATTTAGAGACACAGAGATATACAGACCTGTAAAAACAcagccatgtgaagatggaggcggGAGCTGAAGAGATGTAGCTATATGCCAGGAACACCGGGATTGTTGGCAAGTTCCCATCCTGCTTACAGCTTGGTTTCAGACTTCTTGCCTCCTGATCTGTGAGAGagtaaatttcaattattttaagccACTTCCTTTGTGGTAATTTGATTGCAAAAGCCCTAGGATGTACTAATACACATCACAGTTTTGAAAGTAATTAGGTAATTCCTCATTAACTGTGTGGTGATGAATAGACAGGTGGTCATATTCTTTAGAATGTGATTCTTCATCTCcattggagaaatgcctattttttCCATCCTTTGAATCTAATCTAGACCTGTTGACTTGCTCTTGCGAAAAGAATGTGACTAAAGAAATGTTGTACTAAAGTGTAAGAGTCAAGAAACCAAGCACACATCCTCTATCTCTTGGACCATGTGATTCTCATGAGACACAAAACAAGGCTAATCTGCTGGAACAAGAAAGATATATTTAAGCAGAGCTCCTTCATCCCAACTGAAGCATTCTAGATCAGCTTATAGCCAATTGATTTCCCCAAATGTAGGAAAATCCAGACCAGATCAGCAGAACCTCCTAGCTGAACCATAGACTCATGAGAAATAACAGAAGTTTGTTGTTTTCAGACACTAAGTTTAGGAAAGATTTGTTATATAGAAATGACAAAGTGATAAAAGATGCATAACTAATTTCAgataatgaaattaagaaaacatctGTCAGAACCACCCATAACTACCACTGAAATTGTTTGTGGTGTGCAGCATGGTACAGAGAAGCTATAAATATTAGCCATTTATAGccactgtgtgtgcgtgcatgctcagtggcttcaatcatgtccaactctttgtgactctatggactatggcccagcaggcttctctgtccatgggattctctagtcaagcatcctgaagtgagttgccatgccctcctccaggggatcttctcccaccagggattgaacccaggtctcctgcattgcaggtggattctttactgctgagccaccagggaagcccccaaagccaCTGTAGCAGAGCCTATTTCCTATACTTACCTTAATACTACGCACCTGATTTATTGAAATCTACCTCCCttcatctgtctgtctctctgaatATTAACTCCATCTTCaagcttcaaatattttttctgtcttctactTGGACTCTTTTACAATCTGAGTCTGACTTTACATTGATCATGGCATGAATCATAGCTTTAGTTAGGAAATACAACAATCTCATTAACCCACAAATACTActgttcctcagttcagttcagttcagttgctcagtagtgtccggctcttttttgaccccatgaactgcagcatgccaggcctccttgtctatccccaactcccagagtccacccaaacccatgtccattgagtcggtgatgccatccaaccatctcatcctctgttgtccccttctgctctgaTTCTTAGTATAGTCTATACTGTAAATTACTTTATAGCAAATAAAATACTCATTTACTGAGGTTTATAATAAAAAGTGATTGATAATAACTAACCATAGATAGCATTAGTGTTAgtcactatatattatatatttaaaaactgtagATAAGAAAACAAGGGTTGCACTCTGATATTGGGTATTCAtggaaaatatgcaaagaaacagaatatcAAAACATCTTCCTTTATGCTTATTATATGTAATTGGAGAAATTAGAGTTGGCAGTTGATAAAAATAGGTCCTCTATCCATTTCCATCTGAATAACACTTAACTGCACAGTTGCGAAGTTGAtagttccctgatagctcagttgataaagaatccacctgcaatacaagagaccctggctggatttctgggttgggaagatccactggagaaaggataggctactcactccactgttcttgggcttcccttgtacctcagctggtaaagaatctgtctccaatgtgggagacctgggttcaatccctgtgttgggaaggtcccctggagaagggaaagactgcccactcctgtattctggcatggagaattccatggatgtccacggagtcacaaagagttggacatgactgagcaactttcacttttcctaatGAACCTATCTATTATGTGAAAGCTGGCTCAGAATAGAATAATATTAGAGCTTAACACCTATATAGCACTGACTATGTGCTTATATATCCCAGTAAACTAAAGTAAATGCTAAtataatctccattttacagatgaggaaactgcagcaTAGATGTTAGAAATGTAATTGTTattttcttactcatttttttaTGGCAAATTCACCTATTAATCACTTCCTTGACCCACCTTTCAGCCCAAACCCTATGACCTTATCTTCTTTCATGAGTGATATCAAGCtttcttattaaataaatttagtttgttctctaaaaagaaacaatgttcagttcaattcagtcactcagtcatgtcgactctttgcaaccccatgaatcgcagcacgccaggcctccctgtccatcaccaactcccggaattcactcaaataggtccatcgagtcggtgatgccatccagccatctcatcctctgtcgtccccttctcctcctgcccccaatcccttccagcatcagagtcttttccaatgagtcaactctttgc
Coding sequences within:
- the LOC113893471 gene encoding olfactory receptor 10A7, which encodes MICENHTQVTEFILHGFTNKPEMQHSLFVLFLVIYTVTLLGNFLIVTVTIVDPALQTPMYFFLRNLSLLEICFTLVMVPKMLVDLVSPRKSISFVGCGTQMYFFFFFGSSECFLLSMMAYDRFVAICNPLRYSVIMNRSLCLWMAVGSWLSGVPVSMLQTAWLMAHPFCGPSTIDHFFCDGPPVLKLVTEDTTIYEMQALASTLLFIMFPFSLILVSYTRIIKTILMMPSATGRQKAFSTCSSHLIVVSLFYGTASLTYLRPKSKQSPESKKLVSLSYTVITPMLNPIIYSLRNNEVKGAVKRTFTRKVLQKLGVL